From Streptomyces yatensis, one genomic window encodes:
- a CDS encoding DUF5955 family protein, with product MEARRVAGTDDDPRAAELRRAVARLRRDLAAHPAELPDRAIADDELAALDAMARTGAPELHRLRRSLLLIAGALGSVSALGSALTGVRAAIDQFSNVPQTGRGRD from the coding sequence GTGGAAGCCAGGCGAGTGGCGGGCACCGATGACGATCCGAGGGCGGCCGAGCTGCGCCGTGCCGTGGCCCGACTCAGACGTGATCTGGCGGCCCACCCGGCCGAATTACCGGACCGGGCGATCGCGGACGACGAGCTGGCCGCGCTCGATGCCATGGCCCGCACCGGCGCTCCGGAGCTGCACCGCCTGCGCCGCTCGCTGCTGCTCATCGCGGGCGCGCTGGGCTCGGTCAGCGCACTGGGCTCCGCCCTGACGGGCGTGCGCGCGGCGATCGACCAGTTCAGCAACGTGCCGCAGACGGGCAGAGGGAGAGACTGA
- the allB gene encoding allantoinase AllB — MPDVELVLRSARVVTPDGLRAAAVSVADGRIVAVGPYDAPDPDGARVEDLGDDVLLPGLVDTHVHVNDPGRTAWEGFGSATRAAAAGGVTTLIDMPLNSIPPTTTVQALEVKRAVARRSAHVDVGFWGGAVPGNAPDLEPLHHAGVLGFKAFLLPSGVDEFPQLAPDQLETALRKIAGFGGLLIVHAEDPHLIDGAPPPTGPRYADFLASRPRAAENEAIAGLITLARALDARVHVLHLSSADALPLIADARREGVRITVETCPHFLTLTAEEVPDGATEFKCCPPIREAANQDALWAGLAAGQIDCVVSDHSPCTADLKVDDFGRAWGGISSLQLGLPAVWTAARRRGHTLHDVARWMSTGPAALVGLDRKGAIEAGRDADFAVLAPDETFTVDPAALHHRNQVTAYAGRTLYGVVRSTWLRGRKIADHGAIADRGAAGEPTGRLLERQPRR; from the coding sequence GTGCCCGACGTGGAGCTGGTGCTGCGCTCGGCCAGGGTGGTCACGCCGGACGGCCTGCGCGCGGCCGCCGTATCCGTCGCCGACGGCCGCATCGTGGCCGTCGGGCCGTACGACGCCCCGGACCCGGACGGCGCGCGGGTCGAGGACCTCGGCGACGACGTCCTGCTTCCCGGCCTCGTCGATACCCACGTCCATGTCAACGACCCCGGCCGCACCGCCTGGGAGGGGTTCGGCTCCGCCACCCGCGCCGCCGCGGCCGGCGGCGTCACCACCCTCATCGACATGCCGCTCAACAGCATCCCGCCGACCACCACCGTCCAGGCCCTGGAGGTCAAACGGGCCGTCGCCCGGCGGTCGGCCCATGTCGACGTCGGGTTCTGGGGCGGCGCCGTGCCCGGGAACGCCCCGGACCTGGAGCCGCTGCACCACGCGGGCGTCCTCGGCTTCAAGGCGTTCCTGCTCCCCTCCGGCGTGGACGAGTTCCCCCAGCTCGCCCCCGACCAGCTCGAAACCGCCCTCCGGAAGATCGCGGGCTTCGGCGGACTGCTCATCGTCCACGCCGAGGACCCCCACCTCATCGACGGCGCTCCGCCGCCGACCGGCCCCCGCTACGCAGACTTCCTGGCCTCACGCCCCCGCGCCGCCGAGAACGAGGCCATCGCGGGCCTCATCACCCTCGCCCGCGCACTCGACGCCCGCGTCCACGTCCTGCATCTGTCGTCCGCCGACGCGCTGCCGCTGATCGCGGACGCACGGCGCGAGGGCGTGCGGATCACCGTGGAGACCTGCCCGCACTTCCTGACCCTCACCGCCGAGGAAGTCCCCGACGGCGCCACGGAGTTCAAATGCTGTCCGCCCATAAGGGAGGCCGCCAACCAGGACGCGCTGTGGGCGGGCCTGGCGGCCGGACAGATCGACTGCGTCGTCTCCGACCACTCGCCCTGTACCGCCGACCTCAAGGTGGACGACTTCGGGCGGGCCTGGGGCGGCATCTCCTCGCTCCAGCTCGGCCTCCCCGCCGTCTGGACGGCGGCCCGCCGGCGCGGCCACACCCTCCACGACGTGGCCCGCTGGATGTCCACCGGCCCCGCCGCGCTCGTCGGTCTCGACCGTAAGGGCGCCATCGAGGCCGGCCGCGACGCCGACTTCGCGGTCCTCGCCCCCGACGAGACCTTCACCGTCGACCCCGCCGCCCTCCACCACCGCAACCAGGTCACCGCCTACGCGGGCAGGACGCTGTACGGCGTCGTGCGGTCCACCTGGCTGCGCGGCCGGAAGATCGCCGACCATGGCGCGATCGCCGACCGCGGCGCGGCGGGCGAACCCACCGGCCGACTCCTGGAAAGGCAGCCCCGCAGATGA
- the alc gene encoding allantoicase translates to MTAPIPRFTGDAAPYGGGDPYADYRTADLPFTHLVDLADRRLGGSVVAANDEFFAERENLLRPEAPHFDPAAFGHKGKVMDGWETRRRRGARADTPHPAEDDHDWALIRLGAPGVVHGIVVDTAHFRGNYPRAVSIEATAVDGTPSPEELLADDVVWTELVPRTRIGGHAANGFPVSPGRRFTHLRLKQHPDGGIARLRVHGEVAPDPAWLTVLGTFDVVALEHGGAAEDASDRFYSPPANSIQPGRSHKMDEGWETRRRRDTGHDWVRYRLTAQASPHAVEIDTGCYKGNAPGWAALYGLDATSGADPADHTSPAWTELLPRTRLQPDTVHRFVLDAAPPVTHVRIDIYPDGGVARLRLHGTLTEHGARRLAARHAELS, encoded by the coding sequence ATGACCGCGCCGATCCCCCGCTTCACCGGTGACGCCGCCCCGTACGGCGGGGGCGATCCGTACGCCGACTACCGGACCGCCGACCTCCCCTTCACCCATCTCGTGGACCTGGCCGACCGGCGGCTCGGCGGAAGCGTGGTCGCGGCCAACGACGAGTTCTTCGCCGAGCGCGAGAATCTGCTGAGGCCCGAGGCGCCGCACTTCGACCCCGCGGCCTTCGGCCACAAGGGCAAGGTCATGGACGGGTGGGAGACCCGGCGGCGGCGCGGGGCCCGCGCCGACACCCCGCATCCGGCCGAGGACGACCACGACTGGGCCCTGATCCGCCTCGGCGCCCCCGGGGTCGTCCACGGCATCGTCGTCGACACCGCCCACTTCCGCGGCAACTACCCGCGGGCGGTGAGCATCGAGGCGACGGCGGTGGACGGCACCCCGTCCCCCGAGGAACTCCTCGCCGACGACGTCGTGTGGACCGAACTCGTCCCCCGTACGCGGATCGGCGGCCACGCGGCCAACGGCTTCCCCGTCTCCCCGGGCCGCCGCTTCACCCACCTCCGCCTCAAGCAGCACCCCGACGGCGGCATCGCCCGCCTCCGCGTCCACGGCGAGGTCGCCCCCGACCCGGCGTGGCTCACCGTCCTCGGCACCTTCGACGTGGTGGCGCTGGAGCACGGCGGCGCGGCCGAGGACGCCTCCGACCGCTTCTACTCCCCGCCCGCCAACTCCATCCAGCCCGGCCGCTCCCACAAGATGGACGAGGGCTGGGAGACCCGCCGCCGCCGCGACACGGGCCACGACTGGGTCCGCTACCGCCTCACCGCCCAGGCGTCGCCGCACGCCGTGGAGATCGACACCGGCTGCTACAAGGGCAACGCACCGGGCTGGGCGGCGCTGTACGGCCTCGACGCCACCTCCGGCGCGGACCCGGCCGACCACACCTCCCCGGCCTGGACCGAACTCCTGCCCCGCACCCGCCTCCAGCCCGATACGGTCCACCGCTTCGTCCTCGACGCCGCCCCGCCGGTGACCCACGTCCGGATCGACATCTACCCGGACGGCGGCGTCGCCCGGCTGCGGCTGCACGGGACCCTGACCGAGCACGGCGCGCGGCGCCTCGCGGCCCGCCATGCGGAGCTGAGCTAG
- a CDS encoding IclR family transcriptional regulator: MPSAESKTAATTAGSGGVQSLERAFDLLERMADAGGEVGLSELSTSSGLPLPTIHRLMRTLVACGYVRQQPNRRYALGPRLIRLGESSARLLGTWARPYLARLVEETGETANMALLDGDEVVYVAQVPSRHSMRMFTEVGRRVLPHTTGVGKALLASTPPEEVRALLARTGMPAVTEKTITSPDAFLDALRQVHEQGYAVDDNEQEMGVRCLAVPVPDSPAPAAISISGPAGRVTDEATERMVPILKEVAAELSGALDSTGSA, from the coding sequence GTGCCGTCCGCCGAGTCCAAGACCGCCGCCACCACCGCCGGATCCGGTGGCGTCCAGTCCCTGGAGCGCGCCTTCGATCTGCTGGAGCGGATGGCCGACGCCGGGGGCGAGGTCGGGCTGAGCGAGCTCTCCACCAGCAGCGGGCTGCCGCTGCCCACCATTCACCGGCTGATGCGCACGCTGGTGGCCTGCGGCTATGTCCGTCAGCAGCCCAACCGCCGCTATGCCCTCGGGCCGCGGCTGATCCGGCTCGGCGAGAGCTCGGCCCGGCTGCTGGGCACCTGGGCGCGGCCGTATCTGGCGCGGCTGGTGGAGGAGACCGGCGAGACCGCGAACATGGCGCTGCTGGACGGCGATGAGGTGGTGTACGTGGCGCAGGTGCCCTCGCGCCACTCGATGCGGATGTTCACCGAGGTCGGGCGGCGGGTGCTGCCCCACACCACGGGCGTCGGCAAGGCACTGCTGGCGAGCACGCCCCCCGAGGAGGTGCGCGCCCTGCTGGCCCGTACCGGCATGCCCGCGGTGACCGAGAAGACGATCACCTCGCCGGACGCGTTCCTCGACGCGCTGCGGCAGGTCCACGAGCAGGGCTATGCGGTGGACGACAACGAGCAGGAGATGGGCGTGCGCTGCCTCGCGGTCCCGGTGCCCGACTCCCCCGCACCGGCGGCCATCTCCATCTCGGGCCCGGCGGGCCGGGTGACGGACGAGGCCACGGAGCGGATGGTGCCGATCCTCAAGGAGGTCGCGGCCGAGCTGTCGGGGGCACTGGACAGCACGGGTTCCGCCTGA
- a CDS encoding AIM24 family protein gives MTLRQEIVGNAMQMAVCTLQPGQTVYCEAGKFLFKTANVTMETRLSGPGGGGGQAAGSNGGGGGGGGMGGMLRQAMGTAMQVGQRALAGESLAFQYFTATGGEGTVGFAGVLPGEMRALELDGARAWFAEKDAFVAAESTVEFGIAFQGGKTGRSGGEGFILEKFTGRGTVIICGAGNFIDLNPADFGGRIEVDTGCIVAFEEGIRYGVERIGGLNRQGLMNAVFGGEGLSLATLEGNGRVILQSLTIEGLANALKKAQGGDKQGPTGGMFSTHAG, from the coding sequence GTGACCCTGCGGCAAGAGATCGTCGGCAACGCCATGCAGATGGCGGTCTGCACCCTGCAGCCGGGGCAGACCGTCTACTGCGAGGCCGGGAAGTTCCTGTTCAAGACGGCGAACGTGACGATGGAGACCCGGCTGTCCGGGCCCGGCGGAGGCGGCGGTCAGGCCGCCGGGAGCAATGGCGGGGGCGGCGGGGGCGGCGGGATGGGCGGGATGCTGCGCCAGGCCATGGGCACCGCCATGCAGGTGGGGCAGCGGGCGCTGGCCGGGGAGTCGCTGGCGTTCCAGTACTTCACCGCCACCGGCGGCGAGGGCACCGTCGGCTTCGCCGGGGTGCTGCCCGGTGAGATGCGGGCGCTGGAGCTGGACGGGGCGCGGGCGTGGTTCGCGGAGAAGGACGCCTTCGTGGCCGCCGAGTCCACCGTGGAGTTCGGCATCGCCTTCCAGGGCGGGAAGACCGGGCGCAGCGGCGGCGAGGGATTCATCCTGGAGAAGTTCACCGGGCGCGGCACCGTGATCATCTGCGGTGCGGGCAACTTCATCGACCTGAATCCGGCCGATTTCGGCGGCCGGATCGAGGTCGACACGGGCTGCATCGTGGCCTTCGAGGAAGGCATCCGGTACGGCGTGGAGCGCATCGGCGGGCTCAACCGCCAGGGCCTGATGAACGCGGTCTTCGGCGGTGAGGGCCTGTCGCTGGCCACGCTGGAGGGCAATGGGCGGGTGATCCTCCAGTCGCTCACCATCGAGGGCCTGGCGAACGCCCTGAAGAAGGCGCAGGGCGGCGACAAGCAGGGGCCGACGGGCGGGATGTTCTCCACCCACGCGGGGTGA
- a CDS encoding SCO6745 family protein, with protein sequence MNTSAATTARTMWALFEPIHAVAYFAPEAEAAYEEVGLRGFWRGYFAGRAAPLGPVGPEPVVAAFFTFAPAMVARALPDVWSLTTPGRALELRRTGAAAALTRLLAGREREVERAAEALVPRAAGLEGSGRVLAAANGALDFPDKPIERLWHATTLLREHRGDGHVAALVAAGIDGCEALVLRSAVDVPRAELQPHRGWTDQEWEAAAQRLTDRGLLAPDGTATQDGRELLRTAETATDRAAERPWRPLGPDEVATLVRLLTPLATACATALRFPNPIGVPKPTG encoded by the coding sequence ATGAACACCAGCGCTGCGACGACGGCCCGCACGATGTGGGCCCTCTTCGAGCCGATCCACGCGGTGGCGTACTTCGCTCCGGAGGCCGAGGCGGCGTACGAGGAGGTGGGGCTGCGCGGCTTCTGGCGGGGCTACTTCGCGGGACGCGCGGCGCCCCTCGGACCGGTCGGGCCGGAGCCCGTCGTGGCGGCCTTCTTCACCTTCGCGCCCGCCATGGTCGCCCGCGCCCTGCCCGACGTCTGGTCCCTGACCACGCCCGGGCGGGCCCTGGAGCTCCGCCGTACGGGCGCCGCGGCCGCCCTCACCCGGCTGCTCGCCGGGCGCGAGCGCGAGGTGGAGCGCGCCGCCGAGGCCCTGGTCCCCCGCGCGGCGGGCCTGGAGGGGTCCGGCCGGGTGCTGGCCGCCGCGAACGGCGCGCTGGACTTCCCCGACAAGCCCATCGAGCGGCTGTGGCATGCGACGACCCTGCTGCGCGAGCACCGCGGCGACGGCCATGTCGCGGCCCTGGTCGCCGCCGGTATCGACGGCTGCGAGGCCCTCGTCCTCCGTTCCGCCGTCGACGTCCCCCGCGCCGAACTCCAGCCCCACCGCGGCTGGACCGACCAGGAGTGGGAGGCCGCCGCCCAGCGCCTGACCGACCGCGGCCTGCTCGCCCCGGACGGCACCGCGACGCAGGACGGACGCGAGCTGCTCCGGACGGCCGAGACGGCGACGGACCGGGCGGCGGAGCGCCCGTGGCGGCCGCTGGGCCCCGACGAGGTGGCGACCCTGGTACGGCTGCTCACCCCCCTGGCCACCGCCTGCGCCACCGCCCTCCGCTTCCCCAACCCGATCGGGGTCCCGAAGCCGACAGGGTGA
- a CDS encoding alpha-L-fucosidase gives MRTSRRRAVIPLRALSLLLGMVLATILSGPSAATAVPAAPTAAREPGPGTDYATDDPFTADRTGWWRQDRFGMFIHFGAYSQLEGEYRRADGTVCRDAEWIKRNCQIPMNEYEDAAQDFNPASFDAKAVVKAAKDAGQRYIVITSKHHDGYAMWPTEQNTWNLRDHSSFDQRRDILAELKSAADAAGIKLGFYYSIWDWHDPDFADPATFPRYEKRMYAQLKELVDNYHPALLWFDGEWDADNPTNRWSAQDGERLQSYLHGLDPDLITNNRVGKRRVVDGDYGTPEQEIPDAPVAGQLWESCMTLNGHWGFARYDQDWKSPATLTRNLLDIASRGGNYLLNVGPDKLGRVPQPSVDRLRAIGSWLRTSGQGRAVYGAGATGLVDEPSWGAVSRSGDRLYASVTSWPAAGQPLHLTARAPFTVTGARVLGSGQRIEVAKAGDGFDLTPSAGPADPTASVIELTVKPAPAAPQGRGKGLREEVFANETFTGPPAVTRTDPAVNHSWRFAGSPAADVPADHFGVRWTGFLQPRHSETYTLTTVSDDTARVWIDGRLVIDNTTPHEPQVDKATVALRAGAQHAIKIEYTEQTGEAHMKLLWSSPSVPQQIVPRSQLYTP, from the coding sequence ATGCGCACGTCCAGACGACGGGCCGTCATCCCTCTCCGAGCGCTCAGCCTTCTGCTCGGCATGGTGCTGGCGACGATCCTCAGCGGCCCTTCCGCCGCCACCGCGGTGCCTGCGGCGCCGACGGCGGCGCGGGAGCCCGGGCCCGGTACCGACTACGCGACCGACGATCCGTTCACCGCCGACCGCACCGGCTGGTGGCGGCAGGACCGCTTCGGGATGTTCATCCACTTCGGCGCCTACTCCCAGCTGGAGGGCGAATACCGGCGGGCGGACGGGACCGTCTGCCGCGACGCGGAGTGGATCAAGCGAAACTGCCAGATCCCGATGAACGAGTACGAGGACGCCGCCCAGGACTTCAACCCCGCCTCCTTCGACGCCAAGGCCGTCGTCAAGGCGGCCAAGGACGCCGGGCAGCGCTATATCGTCATCACCTCCAAGCACCACGACGGCTATGCGATGTGGCCGACCGAGCAGAACACCTGGAATCTGCGCGACCACTCCTCCTTCGACCAACGGCGCGACATCCTGGCCGAATTGAAGTCCGCCGCGGACGCCGCCGGGATCAAACTCGGCTTCTACTACTCGATCTGGGACTGGCACGACCCCGACTTCGCCGACCCCGCCACCTTCCCCCGCTATGAGAAGCGGATGTATGCCCAGCTCAAGGAGCTGGTCGACAACTACCATCCGGCGCTGCTCTGGTTCGACGGGGAATGGGACGCGGACAACCCCACCAACCGCTGGTCCGCCCAGGACGGTGAGCGGCTCCAGTCCTATCTCCACGGACTCGACCCCGATCTGATCACCAACAACCGGGTCGGCAAGCGGCGCGTGGTCGACGGCGACTACGGAACGCCCGAGCAGGAAATCCCGGACGCGCCGGTGGCCGGGCAGCTGTGGGAGAGCTGTATGACCCTCAACGGCCACTGGGGCTTTGCCAGATACGACCAGGACTGGAAGTCGCCCGCCACCCTCACCCGCAATCTCCTCGATATCGCGAGCCGCGGCGGCAATTACCTCCTCAATGTCGGCCCCGACAAACTGGGCCGCGTTCCCCAGCCCTCCGTCGACCGGCTCCGTGCGATCGGCTCCTGGCTGCGGACCTCCGGCCAGGGCCGCGCGGTGTACGGGGCCGGGGCCACCGGGCTGGTCGACGAGCCGTCCTGGGGTGCCGTCAGCCGGTCGGGCGACCGGCTGTACGCGTCCGTCACCTCCTGGCCCGCCGCGGGGCAGCCCCTCCACCTCACCGCCAGGGCGCCGTTCACGGTGACCGGCGCCCGGGTGCTGGGCAGCGGACAGCGCATCGAGGTGGCGAAGGCGGGGGACGGCTTCGACCTCACCCCCTCCGCCGGCCCGGCCGACCCCACCGCCTCGGTGATCGAGCTGACGGTGAAACCGGCCCCGGCCGCGCCCCAGGGCCGGGGCAAGGGGCTGCGCGAGGAGGTCTTCGCCAATGAGACCTTCACCGGGCCGCCGGCCGTCACCCGCACCGACCCGGCCGTCAACCACAGCTGGAGGTTTGCCGGCTCCCCGGCCGCCGACGTCCCCGCCGACCACTTCGGCGTCCGCTGGACCGGCTTCCTCCAGCCCCGCCACAGCGAGACCTACACGCTCACGACCGTCTCCGACGACACCGCGCGGGTGTGGATCGACGGCCGTCTGGTCATCGACAACACCACCCCGCATGAACCACAGGTCGACAAGGCGACCGTCGCGCTGCGCGCCGGAGCCCAACACGCCATCAAGATCGAGTACACCGAGCAGACCGGTGAGGCGCATATGAAGCTGCTGTGGTCCAGCCCCAGCGTGCCCCAGCAGATCGTGCCGCGCTCCCAGCTCTACACGCCGTAG
- a CDS encoding EF-hand domain-containing protein, translated as MKAAARKVFDAYDLDADGQITAKEYQQVVAELRGEHLTDEQAQRFIDVLDMDGDGTMSFEEFWAPMQGVAD; from the coding sequence ATGAAGGCGGCCGCGCGCAAGGTCTTCGACGCATACGACCTCGATGCCGACGGGCAGATAACCGCCAAGGAATACCAGCAGGTCGTCGCCGAGCTGCGCGGTGAGCACCTCACCGACGAGCAGGCGCAACGATTCATCGACGTACTCGACATGGACGGCGACGGCACGATGTCGTTCGAGGAGTTCTGGGCCCCGATGCAGGGCGTCGCGGACTGA
- a CDS encoding MerR family transcriptional regulator, with product MIGKDATGDRWSIGELARASGVTVRTLRHYDEVGLVRAGGRTGAGHRRYTAEDLRRLYRVRALRGLGLSLQEIGDALAASADGPEALRASLAGQLDRLIAQAERIQQLSERIRGMLRQLDGASMPDPDQFMTALEMMSMLDGYFTRGQRDGLARRRSTLGPEAVEAAKSEWAGLVEALLGHMEAGTPVDDADVRELVRRWDAVGESFHGGGERARAETRAAARRMWQDHREELSARLPWPGERMAELVGYVEQVRKARRGGS from the coding sequence GTGATCGGAAAGGACGCCACCGGAGATCGGTGGAGCATCGGTGAGCTGGCGCGGGCGAGTGGAGTGACCGTGCGGACGCTGCGGCACTACGACGAGGTGGGGCTGGTGCGGGCCGGCGGGCGGACCGGGGCCGGGCACCGTCGGTATACGGCGGAGGACCTGCGGCGGCTGTACCGGGTGCGGGCGTTGCGCGGGCTGGGGCTGTCCCTCCAGGAGATCGGCGACGCGCTCGCGGCCTCCGCGGACGGTCCTGAGGCACTGCGTGCGTCGCTCGCCGGGCAGTTGGACCGGCTCATCGCACAGGCCGAGCGGATCCAGCAGCTCAGCGAGCGGATCCGCGGGATGCTGCGGCAGCTCGACGGGGCGTCGATGCCCGATCCGGACCAGTTCATGACGGCCTTGGAGATGATGTCGATGCTGGACGGCTATTTCACCCGGGGACAACGCGATGGGCTCGCCCGGCGCAGGAGCACGCTTGGGCCCGAGGCGGTCGAGGCGGCCAAGAGCGAGTGGGCCGGGCTCGTGGAGGCGTTGCTGGGGCATATGGAGGCCGGGACTCCGGTGGATGACGCGGATGTACGGGAGCTTGTGCGGCGCTGGGACGCGGTGGGCGAGTCCTTCCACGGCGGCGGTGAGCGGGCCCGGGCGGAGACCAGGGCGGCGGCCCGGCGCATGTGGCAGGACCATCGCGAAGAGCTCAGCGCCCGGCTGCCCTGGCCCGGCGAGCGGATGGCCGAGTTGGTCGGTTATGTGGAGCAGGTGCGGAAGGCCCGTCGGGGAGGGAGCTAG
- a CDS encoding nucleotidyltransferase family protein, which produces MDRTTEDSAQVAGIVLAAGGGRRLGGRPKALLTHRGRPLVEHAARALREGGCAPVHIVLGAAAETVRARARLPGYVLVDNPDWERGMGSSLRAGLGSLAGTGARAALIALVDQPGIGAEAVARVVAAYRSPSTLAAAAYGGERGHPVLFGADRWADITASAEGDRGARAYLRAHQSAITLVDCSDIARTDDIDTPEDLTLLE; this is translated from the coding sequence ATGGATCGCACAACGGAGGACTCCGCGCAGGTCGCCGGGATCGTGCTGGCGGCCGGGGGCGGCCGGCGGCTGGGCGGGCGCCCCAAGGCCCTTTTGACGCATCGGGGGCGGCCGCTGGTGGAGCACGCCGCGCGGGCGCTGCGCGAGGGCGGCTGCGCGCCCGTGCACATCGTGCTGGGCGCCGCGGCCGAGACCGTACGGGCACGGGCCCGGCTGCCCGGGTACGTCCTGGTCGACAACCCCGACTGGGAGCGGGGCATGGGCTCCTCGCTGCGCGCCGGGCTCGGCTCGCTGGCCGGTACGGGCGCGCGGGCGGCGCTGATCGCGCTGGTGGACCAGCCGGGGATCGGCGCCGAGGCGGTGGCCCGGGTGGTGGCCGCGTATCGCTCGCCGTCGACCCTGGCGGCCGCCGCGTACGGCGGGGAGCGGGGGCATCCGGTGCTGTTCGGCGCGGACCGGTGGGCGGATATCACGGCGAGTGCGGAGGGCGACCGGGGGGCACGCGCCTATCTGCGGGCGCATCAGTCCGCGATCACGCTCGTCGACTGCTCGGATATCGCCCGTACGGACGACATCGACACCCCCGAGGACTTGACGCTGCTCGAATGA
- the aceB gene encoding malate synthase A, translated as MSAPAPSPLAIVDAEPLERQGEVLTDAALAFLAELHHRFTPRRDELLARRAERRAEIARTSTLDFLPETAPVRDDPDWRVVPAPPALEDRRVEITGPTDRKMTINALNSGAKVWLADFEDASAPTWANVIGGQLNLIDAYERRIDFTSPEGKSYALRPDEVLATVVTRPRGWHLDERHLRAADGRPVPGALVDFGLYFFHNARRLLDRGKGPYFYLPKTESHLEARLWNDVFVFAQDHLSLPQGTIRATVLIETITAAYEMDEILYELRDHASGLNAGRWDYLFSIVKNFRDGGPGFVLPDRNAVTMTAPFMRAYTELLVRTCHKRGAHAIGGMAAFIPSRRDPEVNAVAFDKVKADKDREANDGFDGSWVAHPDLVPVARASFDAVLGDRPHQKDRLREDVRVTAAELIDVASLDAKPTHQGLRNAVQVGTRYIEAWLRGLGAVAIFNLMEDAATAEISRSQIWQWVNAGVVFENGEKATADLVRKVAAEELAAIREEVGEDAFAAGKWSQAHDLLLRVALDADYTEFLTLPAYELLG; from the coding sequence ATGTCCGCACCAGCGCCGTCCCCGCTGGCCATCGTCGACGCCGAACCGCTGGAGCGTCAGGGGGAGGTGCTGACCGACGCGGCGCTGGCCTTCCTGGCCGAGCTCCACCACCGCTTCACCCCGCGCCGGGACGAGCTGCTCGCGCGCCGGGCGGAGCGCCGCGCCGAGATCGCCCGCACCAGCACGCTGGACTTCCTCCCGGAGACCGCCCCTGTCCGCGACGACCCCGACTGGCGCGTCGTCCCCGCCCCACCCGCCCTCGAGGACCGCCGGGTGGAGATCACCGGGCCCACCGACCGCAAGATGACCATCAACGCGCTCAACTCGGGCGCCAAGGTCTGGCTCGCCGACTTCGAGGACGCCTCCGCCCCCACCTGGGCGAATGTGATCGGCGGTCAGCTCAATCTGATCGACGCCTATGAGCGCCGGATCGACTTCACCTCCCCCGAGGGCAAGAGCTACGCACTGCGGCCCGACGAGGTGCTGGCCACCGTCGTCACCCGGCCGCGCGGCTGGCATCTCGACGAGCGCCATCTGCGGGCCGCCGACGGCCGCCCCGTCCCCGGCGCCCTCGTCGACTTCGGGCTGTACTTCTTCCACAACGCCCGCCGGCTGCTCGACCGGGGCAAGGGGCCGTACTTCTACCTCCCCAAGACCGAGTCACATCTCGAGGCCCGCCTCTGGAATGACGTCTTCGTCTTCGCACAGGACCATCTCTCGCTTCCGCAAGGGACGATCCGCGCCACCGTTCTGATCGAGACCATCACGGCGGCGTACGAGATGGACGAGATCCTCTACGAGCTCCGCGACCACGCCTCCGGGCTCAACGCGGGCCGCTGGGACTATCTCTTCTCGATCGTCAAGAACTTCCGCGACGGCGGCCCCGGTTTCGTCCTCCCGGACCGCAACGCGGTCACGATGACCGCCCCGTTCATGCGCGCCTACACCGAACTGCTCGTCCGCACCTGCCACAAGCGCGGCGCGCACGCGATCGGCGGCATGGCGGCCTTCATCCCCTCGCGCCGCGACCCCGAGGTCAACGCGGTCGCGTTCGACAAGGTCAAGGCCGACAAGGACCGTGAGGCGAACGACGGCTTCGACGGCTCCTGGGTCGCCCATCCGGATCTGGTCCCGGTCGCCCGGGCCTCCTTCGACGCGGTCCTCGGCGACCGGCCGCACCAGAAGGACCGGCTGCGCGAGGACGTCCGGGTCACCGCGGCCGAGCTGATCGACGTCGCGTCGCTCGACGCCAAGCCCACGCATCAGGGCCTGCGCAACGCCGTTCAGGTCGGCACCCGCTATATCGAGGCGTGGCTGCGCGGCCTCGGCGCCGTCGCGATCTTCAACCTGATGGAGGACGCGGCCACCGCCGAGATCTCCCGCTCCCAGATCTGGCAGTGGGTCAACGCGGGGGTGGTCTTCGAGAACGGCGAGAAGGCCACCGCCGATCTTGTCCGTAAGGTCGCCGCCGAGGAGCTGGCGGCGATCCGCGAGGAGGTCGGCGAGGACGCCTTCGCCGCGGGCAAGTGGAGCCAGGCGCACGATCTGCTGCTGAGGGTGGCGCTGGACGCGGACTACACGGAGTTCCTGACGCTGCCCGCGTACGAACTGCTGGGCTGA